The window TGAATAAACGACTGCCCGAAGAATAATAACCACTGGCTCGTTCTAAGACCTTTTTACGACGTCTGCGACTGACTTTTCCACCTTTTACTCTCATGTCAGATCTCCTTAGATATTAAAACACCGGCGGGTGTTTGGAATGTTTGCAGAATCCACGTAAATCACATCACCGAGATGTCTTTTGCGCTTAGAACTTTTGTTTTTTAACAAGTGACGAAGACGAGCTTGTTTACGCTTCATCTTGTCGCGGCTAAGAACGCGGATGCGCTTCTTGGCACCCGAGTGGGTTTTTGCCTTCATAAATGTCCTTCCTCGTAGGCGAGCCAAATGCTTCTTAAAGAGCCTATGAATAGTTGGTGGGATTGCTCCCAAGTTTGTGAGAATCGTTGTAGCAATAAAGGGCAGCTCCTGGCAACCCCTTAAATGCTAAAATTCGGTATTCAGAATACAGGTGCCGGTATTTTGAATGCTGGAAAGTCAACGGGGTCGGAAGACCGTGAGATCTAATATATTGATTCTCGCGCTCCAATTTTCTGAGGTAGACGCCTTCGACTTGTCAGGCGTTCCTGGCTTCGATACCGTTGAGGTATGAAGCCTCAGTTCGTAAAGGGAATTTTTGCAAACATCATTGCCGGCGCCGCAGGGGGCTTGCTGGTTTTCTCTTTGATTCAGCCTGCACCAGCACCAATTGCAGAACCCAGTACCGACTCCGAGAGCGGCCTGATTTTTTTCAAAAATGAAGACTCCGTCCCTCCCGAATTGAAGGCGTGCGTCGACGACCTTAAAAAATTCTGCGCCGAAGTTCCTCGGGGTAACGGTCGGTGGAAGAGATGTCTATTGAACCGCAAGCAAGAACTTGCACCCGCCTGTCTCGAAGCCGCCGAAAAATTCAGTACTCCCTAATGAGAGTGACAGAACTCAAAGTGAT of the Bdellovibrionales bacterium genome contains:
- a CDS encoding cysteine rich repeat-containing protein, producing the protein MKPQFVKGIFANIIAGAAGGLLVFSLIQPAPAPIAEPSTDSESGLIFFKNEDSVPPELKACVDDLKKFCAEVPRGNGRWKRCLLNRKQELAPACLEAAEKFSTP
- the rpmI gene encoding 50S ribosomal protein L35 produces the protein MKAKTHSGAKKRIRVLSRDKMKRKQARLRHLLKNKSSKRKRHLGDVIYVDSANIPNTRRCFNI